One Leptospira noumeaensis DNA window includes the following coding sequences:
- the alr gene encoding alanine racemase has protein sequence MLSSRIYLSRSAFSHNIALFRKLIGPKTKFTAIIKSNAYGHGLLATASIALDAGADYLGVNSLEEALSIRRVFTKATILIMGSIPDLKERKESLADENFWVMVSRIEEIEILSKLSPTPKIHLKVDTGMSRLGIPITDAEALAKEIFEKKLPLSGIATHFASTEDFTEHSYSMLQLSKFQETIDTFAKHGFIDLICHCASSASAMLFSEARMDLVRVGISLYGLWPSLETKLSLSLMKKDVGMLKPALSWKTQIQHIQNLNQGTFIGYGSTYKTTHDTKLAVVPVGYYEGLDRKLSNQGYMLIRGERAKILGRICMNMTMLDITHIPDAKLGDDVVILGKSGNEMISADDHASWTGTINYEVVTRILGSFPRIIED, from the coding sequence GTGCTCTCTTCTCGGATTTACCTCTCTCGTTCGGCGTTTAGCCATAATATTGCCCTATTCCGCAAACTGATCGGGCCAAAAACCAAGTTTACAGCCATCATTAAATCCAATGCTTATGGGCATGGACTCCTTGCCACAGCCTCCATTGCCCTCGATGCGGGTGCTGACTATTTGGGAGTCAACTCCTTAGAAGAAGCCCTCTCCATACGACGTGTATTTACGAAAGCCACCATTCTCATTATGGGTAGCATTCCCGATCTAAAAGAGAGAAAGGAATCTTTGGCAGATGAAAATTTTTGGGTGATGGTTTCTCGGATCGAAGAAATCGAAATTTTATCCAAACTTTCCCCCACTCCCAAAATCCATTTAAAAGTAGATACGGGAATGTCAAGACTTGGAATTCCCATAACCGATGCGGAAGCCCTTGCCAAAGAAATTTTTGAAAAAAAACTCCCTCTTTCAGGAATAGCCACACACTTTGCGAGCACCGAAGATTTTACAGAACATAGTTACTCTATGTTACAACTCAGTAAGTTCCAAGAAACCATAGATACATTCGCTAAACACGGGTTTATCGATCTAATTTGCCACTGCGCTTCTTCAGCATCTGCCATGTTATTTTCAGAAGCAAGGATGGATTTGGTTCGAGTGGGAATTTCTTTATACGGACTATGGCCAAGTCTTGAAACAAAACTATCCTTATCTCTTATGAAAAAAGATGTGGGGATGTTAAAACCAGCACTCAGTTGGAAAACACAAATCCAACACATCCAAAACCTAAACCAAGGGACTTTTATTGGATACGGATCCACTTATAAAACCACACACGATACAAAATTGGCAGTTGTACCCGTCGGATATTATGAGGGACTAGATCGAAAACTTTCGAACCAAGGGTATATGCTCATTCGCGGCGAACGGGCAAAAATTTTAGGTCGGATTTGTATGAATATGACAATGCTTGATATCACTCATATTCCAGATGCAAAACTCGGAGATGATGTGGTCATCCTCGGAAAATCAGGAAACGAAATGATTTCGGCGGACGACCATGCATCCTGGACTGGAACCATCAACTACGAAGTGGTCACAAGAATTTTGGGATCTTTCCCTCGTATCATCGAAGACTAG
- a CDS encoding alpha/beta fold hydrolase, with product MSERQIYNWKNHRLTYVKHKSLNPKAKETIVLIGGWCSAAGYWGLNIPFFRQLGDVIELDLVGHYPAEIFDQKKGLTLQDFLETQAQGIWASAGEKDITLVGHSTGGMAVLAIASLFPQRIKQVISIAPFVHGPVPGILKIGVVGLRANLGSFFDFGFKLGKSLPKALQIGFSYGVYDSSAFHAREDIKQFLKDYNPQFECLNPRQILMILEMLDRTDIRPIVFGNQVPTLIMRGEEDPIIPGKHVMELERTTPHVKAVLFSECGHFVHMEKKQAAEKVMKDFILMKKVASTKKSFF from the coding sequence ATGTCAGAAAGACAAATTTATAATTGGAAAAATCATAGGCTAACTTACGTTAAACATAAATCACTCAATCCAAAGGCAAAAGAAACAATTGTCCTCATTGGTGGTTGGTGTTCTGCAGCTGGGTATTGGGGCCTAAACATTCCTTTTTTTCGTCAGCTTGGAGATGTCATCGAACTCGACTTAGTCGGTCATTATCCGGCAGAAATTTTTGACCAAAAAAAAGGACTCACCCTCCAAGATTTTTTAGAAACACAAGCACAAGGAATTTGGGCTTCGGCTGGTGAAAAAGACATCACCCTTGTGGGTCATTCGACCGGAGGGATGGCAGTTCTCGCCATTGCTTCTTTATTTCCACAAAGGATCAAACAAGTGATCTCCATTGCACCATTTGTCCACGGGCCCGTTCCTGGAATTTTAAAAATTGGGGTGGTGGGACTTAGAGCCAACTTAGGAAGTTTTTTTGACTTTGGATTTAAATTGGGTAAGTCCCTTCCCAAAGCCTTACAAATTGGATTTTCTTATGGGGTTTATGATTCTTCTGCCTTCCATGCAAGAGAAGATATCAAACAATTTCTCAAAGACTATAACCCACAATTTGAATGTTTGAATCCAAGACAAATTTTAATGATTTTAGAAATGTTAGATAGAACTGACATTCGCCCCATAGTTTTTGGAAACCAAGTTCCTACCCTCATCATGCGAGGAGAAGAGGATCCGATCATTCCAGGAAAACATGTGATGGAACTCGAAAGAACCACTCCTCATGTCAAAGCGGTTTTATTTTCTGAATGCGGACATTTTGTACACATGGAAAAAAAACAAGCCGCAGAAAAAGTGATGAAAGATTTTATTCTAATGAAAAAGGTCGCTTCCACAAAGAAGTCTTTTTTCTAA
- a CDS encoding carbon-nitrogen hydrolase family protein, with protein MKFKAAAVQVTSTARISNNLTKCRQLVEEAANAGAKVIGLPENFSFMGSESEKKNLLGQIEEETNAFLRETAKDLGIYLLGGGFPTMAPTGKVFNTAVLADPNGKEIFRYHKAHLFNAVVGDGFNYSESNSTESGGKVPDVIQTEYGKISSAICYDIRFPELFRALSEKGVELCFLPAAFTVPTGEAHWHVLLRARAIENFMYVIAPGQTGTHDPHGNRKTFGHSLIISPWGEILDEIDKEEGFVIAEIDLQKLGEIRNQLPSLNHRLF; from the coding sequence ATGAAATTTAAAGCCGCCGCAGTGCAAGTCACAAGTACAGCAAGAATCTCAAATAACCTAACTAAGTGTAGGCAACTTGTGGAAGAGGCAGCAAATGCGGGAGCAAAAGTCATAGGCCTTCCCGAAAATTTTTCTTTTATGGGAAGTGAATCTGAGAAAAAAAATCTCCTGGGCCAAATCGAAGAAGAGACCAATGCCTTTTTACGAGAAACGGCAAAAGACCTTGGGATCTATCTCCTTGGAGGTGGATTTCCCACTATGGCTCCTACAGGAAAAGTTTTTAATACGGCTGTCCTAGCTGATCCCAATGGCAAAGAAATCTTTCGGTATCACAAAGCCCATCTCTTCAATGCAGTAGTCGGAGACGGATTCAATTATAGCGAATCCAATTCCACAGAAAGTGGAGGCAAGGTTCCCGATGTCATCCAAACCGAATATGGAAAAATTTCCTCAGCCATTTGTTATGACATTCGTTTTCCAGAGTTATTTCGAGCACTTTCTGAAAAAGGAGTGGAACTTTGTTTTTTACCAGCAGCCTTTACAGTTCCTACGGGAGAGGCCCATTGGCATGTTTTACTTCGTGCTCGGGCCATCGAAAATTTTATGTATGTCATCGCACCTGGGCAAACAGGAACGCATGACCCACATGGAAATCGCAAAACATTTGGACATTCTCTCATCATCTCTCCTTGGGGAGAAATTTTAGATGAGATAGACAAAGAAGAAGGATTTGTTATTGCTGAAATCGACTTGCAAAAGTTAGGCGAAATTCGAAACCAACTTCCGAGTTTAAATCACCGTTTGTTTTAG
- the argB gene encoding acetylglutamate kinase: MNHHSEKINHILEALPYLIKYSGKTIVIKYGGAAMVEEELKASFAEDIVLLKYLGINPVVVHGGGPEINALIKSLNLNTQFIRGHRVTDEATMEVVEMVLTGKVNKQIVSLIQEKGGKPVGLSGKDGGLAIAEKYLMEVETEDGKVQKVDLGLVGEVTEVDPNILLTLQREGFIPIISPVAMSKEGQTLNINADTMAGAIAEALHADKLILLTDTPGILIDGQLVTGLKKADIHGHIKTGQISGGMIPKVECCLRAIDSGVKRAHIIDGRVAHSVLIEILTNQGIGSLIEQG; the protein is encoded by the coding sequence ATGAACCACCATTCCGAAAAAATCAATCATATCTTGGAAGCACTTCCTTATTTGATCAAATATTCTGGGAAAACCATTGTCATCAAGTATGGTGGGGCTGCCATGGTGGAAGAAGAATTAAAAGCATCTTTTGCTGAAGATATTGTACTCCTCAAGTATTTAGGGATCAATCCTGTTGTGGTTCACGGTGGTGGACCGGAAATCAATGCTCTAATCAAGTCTCTGAACCTCAATACCCAGTTCATTCGTGGCCATAGAGTCACGGATGAAGCCACAATGGAAGTGGTGGAGATGGTTCTTACAGGAAAAGTAAACAAACAAATTGTTTCTCTCATCCAAGAAAAAGGCGGAAAACCCGTTGGGCTCTCTGGAAAAGATGGAGGACTTGCCATCGCTGAAAAATACCTGATGGAAGTGGAAACGGAAGATGGAAAAGTCCAGAAAGTGGACTTAGGACTTGTGGGCGAAGTGACAGAAGTTGATCCCAATATTTTACTCACCTTACAACGTGAAGGTTTTATCCCTATCATCTCGCCAGTGGCAATGTCCAAAGAAGGACAAACTTTAAATATCAATGCAGATACCATGGCAGGAGCCATTGCCGAAGCACTGCATGCAGACAAACTCATTTTACTCACTGACACACCAGGCATCCTCATCGATGGCCAGTTGGTAACCGGTCTCAAAAAGGCTGACATTCACGGGCATATAAAAACTGGACAGATCTCTGGTGGCATGATACCAAAAGTAGAGTGTTGTTTGCGAGCCATTGACTCTGGAGTCAAAAGAGCCCACATCATTGACGGACGAGTTGCTCATTCCGTATTAATTGAAATTTTAACCAACCAAGGGATTGGAAGTTTGATCGAACAAGGATAG
- a CDS encoding SpoIIE family protein phosphatase, translating into MPTKLLTLGLISDITSRINSHEDLDTLLSEIMGITRDVLQTEGSSLLLYDKENDQLVFNTTSGLKEESLAHLTVPRGKGIAGMVLETLKPEIVNDATNDPRIFKAIDQTVGYVTRNLLCVPMIAQGEVQGVLEAVNSLDNRDFNHTDIKILKYLSNLAAIAVKNRLLIDSLNLRATELNGLFKISQALANIQSSDEFMDLAVKTISEVLQVDRVTLNFEKIEKKGLPRSKSKGFSDQIHDEDVEDLLFADKADWMFKGYKIITANSPQGIQLTHKGLFQHSMILFPILKNKEWLGSLVVSDKTSRTRFDEMDIRILRTLTNQVGEAYTALQVKIQSERLKNIDRDMQVAAMIQKHSLPIIPKQYSLLEFDTYYQASREIGGDFYDMVVHGKDEVSVIIADVSGKGTPAALFMEFSKTVLQQEVSKTTSTSEALFNANQVLQDKSGFLMFVTAMLVRINMTKKELTYSSAGHNLQIIYRKKHHKIQHLSGKGQPLGIGNCEFSEHTVSYLPGDLLVLYTDGVTEAMNMKEELFSEERLESVILSHINDPPEVIRQAILQKVSEFVGEAEPHDDLSLFIIRLN; encoded by the coding sequence ATGCCTACTAAATTACTGACATTAGGTCTGATTTCAGACATCACTAGCCGCATCAATTCCCATGAAGATTTGGATACACTTCTTAGTGAAATTATGGGAATCACTCGGGATGTTTTACAAACCGAAGGTTCTTCCCTACTCCTCTATGATAAAGAAAACGATCAGTTGGTTTTTAATACAACTAGTGGTTTAAAAGAAGAATCTCTCGCTCACCTAACAGTTCCTAGGGGGAAAGGGATTGCAGGGATGGTTCTCGAAACTCTCAAACCAGAAATAGTCAACGATGCTACCAACGACCCAAGGATTTTTAAAGCCATCGACCAAACAGTTGGTTATGTTACAAGGAATCTACTTTGTGTTCCTATGATTGCCCAAGGTGAAGTACAAGGTGTACTCGAAGCAGTCAACTCTCTTGACAATCGTGATTTTAATCATACCGACATTAAAATTCTAAAATACCTTTCGAACCTTGCAGCCATTGCAGTCAAAAACCGCCTTCTCATTGATAGTCTCAATTTACGTGCTACCGAACTGAATGGTTTGTTTAAAATCTCCCAGGCCCTTGCCAATATCCAAAGTTCTGATGAATTTATGGATTTGGCAGTCAAAACCATTTCGGAAGTTTTACAAGTAGACCGGGTCACTCTTAACTTTGAAAAAATTGAAAAGAAAGGTCTCCCTAGATCAAAGTCCAAAGGATTTTCCGATCAAATCCATGACGAAGATGTGGAAGACCTACTTTTTGCAGACAAAGCGGATTGGATGTTCAAAGGCTACAAAATCATCACCGCCAATTCACCGCAAGGAATCCAACTCACACATAAGGGTCTATTCCAACACAGTATGATTCTTTTTCCCATTCTGAAAAACAAAGAATGGTTAGGTTCCCTAGTTGTTTCCGATAAAACATCTCGCACTAGGTTCGATGAGATGGACATTCGAATTCTACGAACTCTTACCAACCAAGTTGGAGAAGCCTACACTGCTCTACAAGTGAAGATACAAAGTGAACGTTTGAAAAACATCGACCGCGACATGCAAGTGGCTGCCATGATCCAAAAACATTCACTCCCTATCATTCCAAAACAATATTCACTTTTAGAGTTCGATACCTATTACCAAGCCTCAAGAGAAATTGGGGGAGACTTCTATGATATGGTGGTTCATGGAAAAGATGAGGTTTCCGTGATCATAGCAGATGTGTCTGGAAAAGGAACACCAGCTGCCCTCTTTATGGAATTTTCCAAAACGGTTTTACAACAAGAGGTTTCGAAAACCACTTCTACAAGTGAAGCTCTTTTTAACGCCAACCAAGTTTTACAAGATAAATCTGGTTTTCTAATGTTTGTCACAGCAATGCTTGTGCGAATCAATATGACAAAAAAAGAATTAACTTATTCTTCTGCTGGTCATAATTTACAAATCATCTATCGTAAAAAACATCATAAAATCCAACACCTCTCTGGCAAAGGCCAGCCACTAGGGATTGGAAATTGTGAATTCTCCGAACACACTGTGAGTTATTTGCCCGGAGATCTTTTGGTATTGTATACAGATGGTGTGACTGAAGCCATGAATATGAAAGAAGAACTTTTTTCAGAAGAAAGATTGGAATCAGTCATTTTATCTCATATCAACGATCCACCAGAAGTGATCAGACAAGCCATTCTACAAAAAGTAAGTGAATTTGTGGGAGAAGCAGAGCCACACGATGACCTTTCTCTCTTTATTATTCGTCTAAACTAG
- a CDS encoding ATP-dependent 6-phosphofructokinase, with translation MNENDTKVEQFGPCTIPNPAGYDYWTEDNSVVLFQTIFSGPADAKKTVETSPVFFEQAGPKEKIYFRPEEVTAGIVTCGGLCPGINDVIRALVMELHYRYKVPRILGFPFGYEGLVKKFGHRPVELTPDKVAHIMNFGGSILGSSRGNQNIGDMVDTLFLYGVKMLFCIGGDGTLRGAQAIQEEVRKRKEDIAIVGIPKTIDNDINYVQKTFGFSTAFSKAVEAVNCAHEEAKGAPNGIGLVKLMGRHSGFIAVNSALASKNVNFVLIPELDFDLEGEGAFLNVLKERVQKRGHAVVILAEGAGQKFFEDKGEKDQSGNKKLADIGIFIKDKITEYFKKEGVGLNLKYIDPSYIIRSVPANAEDSVFCGFLAQNAVHAAFAGRTGCVVGIWNNVFTVMPISLAIAERKVLRPERSTLWRALLASTGQPNSMKAKG, from the coding sequence ATGAATGAAAATGATACCAAGGTTGAACAATTTGGCCCTTGCACCATTCCCAACCCAGCAGGGTATGACTACTGGACGGAAGACAACTCCGTCGTTCTTTTCCAAACCATATTTTCCGGCCCAGCCGATGCTAAAAAAACCGTAGAGACAAGTCCTGTATTCTTTGAACAGGCCGGCCCCAAAGAAAAGATCTACTTTCGTCCCGAAGAAGTCACCGCAGGGATTGTGACTTGCGGTGGACTTTGCCCTGGAATCAATGATGTGATTCGTGCTTTAGTGATGGAACTCCATTACCGGTACAAGGTGCCCCGAATTTTGGGTTTTCCTTTTGGATATGAAGGCCTCGTGAAAAAATTCGGGCATAGGCCAGTCGAACTCACACCAGATAAGGTGGCTCATATCATGAACTTTGGTGGTTCCATTCTCGGATCCTCTCGGGGGAACCAAAATATTGGAGATATGGTGGATACATTGTTTCTCTATGGCGTGAAGATGTTGTTTTGTATTGGTGGGGACGGAACCTTACGTGGGGCCCAGGCCATCCAAGAAGAAGTGCGGAAACGAAAAGAAGACATCGCCATAGTGGGGATTCCGAAAACCATCGATAACGATATCAACTATGTCCAAAAAACGTTCGGATTTTCGACTGCTTTTAGTAAGGCGGTAGAGGCTGTCAACTGTGCCCATGAAGAAGCAAAGGGTGCACCCAATGGAATTGGCCTTGTGAAACTCATGGGTCGTCATTCCGGTTTTATTGCAGTGAACTCGGCTTTGGCATCTAAAAACGTAAACTTTGTCCTCATCCCAGAACTTGATTTTGATTTAGAAGGAGAGGGCGCTTTCTTAAATGTCCTTAAAGAGAGAGTACAAAAACGCGGTCACGCCGTTGTGATTTTGGCCGAAGGGGCTGGGCAAAAGTTCTTTGAAGACAAAGGAGAAAAAGACCAGTCAGGTAACAAGAAGTTGGCGGATATTGGGATTTTTATCAAAGACAAAATTACAGAATACTTTAAAAAAGAAGGTGTGGGTCTCAATCTAAAATACATTGATCCGAGTTATATCATTCGTTCTGTTCCTGCCAATGCCGAAGATTCCGTGTTTTGTGGGTTTCTGGCACAAAATGCAGTCCATGCCGCCTTTGCAGGTAGGACGGGTTGTGTGGTAGGGATTTGGAACAATGTGTTTACAGTCATGCCGATTTCCCTTGCTATTGCGGAGAGAAAGGTATTACGTCCAGAAAGGAGTACTTTGTGGCGGGCGCTTCTCGCGTCGACGGGACAACCGAACTCGATGAAGGCGAAAGGCTGA
- the metH gene encoding methionine synthase, whose translation MKFEYTNPSAKSLLKLINERILVLDGAMGTMIQRHSLEEDDFRGDRFKDWPCSIKGNNDVLAITRPDIIESVHLEYLEAGADIIETNTFSSNIVSQADYQMESAVRDLNLAAVSCAKNAVAKFKEKTGKTDVFIAGSIGPTVKTASLSPDVNNPAFRAVTFDELVDCFYEQVSALLDGGVDLLLPETNIDTLNLKACIFAIEKVFEERRIRIPVVLSVTITDASGRTLSGQTGEAFYISIKHAKALAVGINCALGAGEMRPYIEELSRVADCYVSCYPNAGLPNAFGGYDQTPEEFGGWMKNFAEAGFLNIVGGCCGTTPAHIRAAKEAVASIAPRPLKEQPKLSTFAGLEPLKLTKEQGFINVGERNNVTGSPKFKKLILDGNFEEAVQVALQQVQAGANVIDINFDEALLDGEASMTKFLNLIAGEPDIARVPFMVDSSKWSVLLAGLKCIQGKPIVNSISLKEGEEVFLDHARTIQRFGAAAIVMAFDEQGQAATKDDKVRICKRAYDLLVEKLDFDPTDIIFDPNILTVATGIEEHNNYAMDFIEATREIKKVCPGAKVSGGLSNISFSFRGNNPVREAMHSVFLYHAIQAGMDMAIVNAGMLEVYEQIPKDLLELVEDVILNRRPDATERMIEAAASFHGEAKVQKKDDVWRSGSVEERLTHALVKGIDEFVTQDTEEARTSFARPLEVIEGPLMNGMKVVGELFGAGKMFLPQVVKSARVMKKAVAYLLPFMEEEKRNQKDESKQAKFLIATVKGDVHDIGKNIVGVVLACNNYEVIDLGVMVPCEKILETAKKENVAAIGLSGLITPSLDEMVYVAKEMERQGFQVPLLIGGATTSPAHTAVKIAEQYSKPVLHVMDASRVVNVMNSALNPQTAVDYAKQVVEEQSRIREEFYSRENERNILPIEDAIKNKFSADWDSYTPPKPSFTGVQKIDDVSLKDLLSYIDWSPFFLAWELKGRYPQILKDPVIGKEATSLFNDAQIILKEMLENPNLKPRAVVGMFPAVSHGEVVEIFEDDSKTKSLGKYPMLRQQTVKMTSQPNYSLADFIAPEDKKKNDYIGYFAVTAGHGIEELARTYESKQDDYNAILVKALADRFAEAFAEYMHHRMREEWGFGRTENLSREDMIREKYRGIRPAPGYPACPDHTEKKKIWKLLDVEKNAGIQLTESCAMWPASSVSGYYFSHPESRYFAIGKINEDQVVNYSKDKEMEISEVERWLSPILNYDPSRKSKS comes from the coding sequence ATGAAATTTGAATATACCAATCCTTCTGCAAAATCCCTTTTAAAATTAATAAACGAGAGGATTCTCGTTTTAGATGGTGCTATGGGTACCATGATCCAAAGACATTCTTTGGAGGAAGACGATTTTCGTGGGGATCGTTTTAAGGATTGGCCTTGTTCCATTAAAGGGAACAACGATGTTTTAGCCATCACTCGCCCGGATATCATTGAGTCTGTCCACTTGGAATATTTGGAGGCAGGAGCCGATATCATTGAAACAAATACCTTTAGTTCTAATATTGTTTCCCAAGCAGATTATCAAATGGAATCGGCGGTTCGGGATCTAAACTTAGCTGCGGTTTCTTGTGCCAAAAATGCAGTGGCCAAATTCAAAGAAAAAACAGGGAAAACGGATGTGTTCATTGCAGGATCCATTGGGCCAACAGTAAAAACAGCATCCCTTTCGCCAGATGTGAATAATCCGGCATTTCGTGCTGTCACCTTTGATGAGTTAGTGGATTGTTTTTATGAACAGGTCTCGGCACTTCTTGATGGTGGTGTGGATTTACTTTTACCAGAAACAAATATTGATACATTAAACTTAAAAGCATGTATCTTTGCGATTGAGAAAGTATTTGAAGAACGTAGAATTAGAATTCCCGTTGTCCTTTCTGTCACCATTACCGATGCCTCTGGTCGAACTCTCTCTGGCCAAACAGGGGAAGCATTTTATATTTCTATCAAACATGCAAAAGCACTAGCTGTGGGCATTAACTGTGCGCTCGGTGCAGGAGAGATGCGTCCTTATATCGAGGAACTATCTCGTGTGGCTGATTGTTATGTATCTTGTTATCCGAATGCGGGTCTTCCGAATGCCTTCGGTGGGTATGACCAAACTCCAGAAGAGTTTGGTGGTTGGATGAAAAATTTTGCAGAAGCAGGTTTCTTAAATATCGTTGGTGGTTGTTGTGGGACAACTCCTGCACACATTCGTGCAGCCAAAGAAGCAGTGGCTTCCATCGCTCCTCGTCCTTTAAAGGAACAACCCAAACTCAGTACGTTTGCAGGACTTGAACCTTTGAAACTGACCAAAGAACAAGGGTTCATCAATGTGGGAGAAAGAAACAACGTCACTGGATCTCCTAAATTCAAAAAACTCATCTTAGATGGAAATTTTGAAGAAGCCGTGCAAGTTGCCTTACAACAAGTCCAAGCTGGTGCTAACGTTATTGATATCAACTTTGATGAAGCACTCCTAGATGGAGAGGCCTCTATGACAAAGTTTTTGAACTTAATTGCAGGGGAACCTGACATTGCACGGGTTCCGTTTATGGTGGATTCTTCCAAATGGTCGGTATTACTTGCGGGTTTGAAATGCATCCAAGGAAAACCTATTGTCAACTCAATCTCTTTGAAAGAAGGGGAAGAGGTATTTTTAGACCATGCGCGCACCATCCAAAGGTTTGGAGCGGCAGCGATCGTAATGGCCTTCGACGAACAAGGGCAGGCGGCAACTAAAGATGATAAGGTTCGCATTTGTAAACGGGCTTATGACCTACTTGTCGAAAAATTAGATTTTGATCCAACGGATATTATCTTTGATCCAAACATTCTCACTGTTGCCACAGGAATCGAAGAACATAATAATTATGCGATGGATTTTATCGAAGCCACTCGTGAGATTAAAAAAGTTTGTCCTGGTGCGAAAGTATCTGGTGGTCTCAGTAATATTTCTTTTTCCTTTCGCGGAAACAATCCAGTTCGTGAAGCCATGCATTCGGTATTTTTATACCACGCCATCCAAGCAGGTATGGACATGGCCATTGTCAATGCAGGGATGTTAGAAGTTTATGAACAGATCCCAAAAGATCTTTTGGAACTTGTGGAAGATGTCATTCTCAACCGTAGACCAGATGCCACAGAACGGATGATTGAGGCCGCGGCAAGTTTCCATGGAGAAGCCAAAGTCCAAAAGAAAGATGATGTGTGGAGGAGTGGTTCTGTGGAAGAACGCCTAACGCATGCTCTTGTCAAAGGGATTGATGAATTCGTCACCCAAGATACAGAAGAAGCTCGTACTAGTTTTGCAAGACCTCTTGAAGTGATCGAAGGGCCACTCATGAATGGAATGAAAGTGGTAGGGGAACTATTTGGTGCCGGAAAGATGTTCCTTCCCCAAGTAGTAAAAAGTGCACGGGTAATGAAAAAAGCCGTGGCTTACTTACTTCCTTTTATGGAGGAAGAAAAGCGGAACCAAAAAGACGAAAGTAAACAAGCCAAATTCCTTATCGCTACTGTAAAGGGAGATGTCCACGATATTGGAAAAAATATCGTTGGGGTGGTATTGGCATGTAACAACTATGAGGTGATTGATCTCGGAGTGATGGTTCCTTGTGAAAAAATTTTAGAAACTGCAAAAAAAGAAAATGTGGCGGCCATTGGTCTATCGGGTCTTATCACACCGTCGCTTGATGAAATGGTGTATGTGGCCAAAGAGATGGAACGCCAAGGATTCCAAGTACCTCTTCTCATTGGTGGGGCCACAACTTCCCCCGCACATACGGCAGTGAAAATTGCCGAGCAGTATTCCAAACCTGTCCTTCATGTTATGGATGCGTCTCGTGTTGTGAACGTGATGAACAGTGCTCTCAATCCACAAACAGCAGTGGATTATGCAAAACAGGTAGTAGAAGAACAATCACGAATTCGTGAAGAATTTTATTCCAGAGAAAACGAAAGAAATATTTTACCAATTGAAGATGCAATTAAAAACAAATTTTCTGCCGATTGGGATTCTTATACTCCACCAAAGCCAAGTTTTACGGGAGTACAAAAAATTGACGACGTGAGTTTGAAGGATTTACTCTCTTATATTGACTGGTCTCCTTTCTTTTTGGCTTGGGAATTAAAAGGCCGATACCCTCAAATCCTCAAAGACCCAGTGATAGGAAAAGAAGCCACATCTCTTTTTAATGATGCCCAAATCATCTTAAAAGAGATGTTGGAAAATCCAAATCTCAAACCGAGGGCGGTTGTAGGAATGTTCCCTGCTGTTTCTCATGGGGAAGTTGTGGAAATTTTCGAAGATGATTCTAAAACCAAGTCTTTGGGAAAGTATCCGATGTTACGTCAACAAACGGTAAAAATGACAAGCCAACCAAACTATAGTTTGGCGGATTTTATTGCTCCCGAAGATAAAAAGAAAAACGATTATATTGGATATTTTGCCGTAACGGCCGGTCATGGAATCGAAGAATTGGCTAGAACTTACGAATCCAAACAAGATGATTACAATGCCATTTTGGTAAAAGCACTGGCTGACCGATTTGCAGAAGCGTTTGCCGAGTATATGCACCATAGAATGCGGGAAGAATGGGGATTTGGAAGGACTGAAAATCTTTCCAGAGAAGATATGATCCGAGAAAAGTATCGTGGGATTCGTCCGGCTCCTGGTTATCCCGCTTGCCCTGACCATACGGAAAAAAAGAAAATTTGGAAACTATTGGATGTGGAAAAAAATGCAGGCATCCAACTCACCGAATCCTGTGCAATGTGGCCGGCAAGTAGTGTGAGCGGGTATTATTTCTCACATCCGGAATCTCGTTATTTTGCCATTGGAAAAATCAACGAAGACCAAGTAGTGAATTACTCTAAAGATAAAGAAATGGAAATTTCAGAAGTGGAACGTTGGTTGTCACCGATTCTCAACTATGATCCTTCTCGTAAGTCTAAGTCTTAA
- a CDS encoding ferredoxin family protein has product MAYVVTEICVDCKYTSCAAVCPVEAFHEAPDTLYIDPDTCIDCNACQYECPIDAIFPDYDVPEKHKPSIEVNAKEATKFPVIVTTKPPLKGAKCSDPSK; this is encoded by the coding sequence ATGGCTTATGTTGTAACTGAAATTTGCGTCGATTGTAAATACACGAGTTGTGCAGCAGTTTGTCCCGTAGAAGCTTTTCATGAAGCTCCGGACACTCTGTACATTGATCCAGACACTTGTATTGATTGTAATGCTTGTCAATATGAATGTCCGATTGATGCGATTTTTCCTGACTATGATGTTCCGGAAAAACACAAACCTTCGATTGAAGTAAATGCAAAAGAAGCAACCAAATTCCCGGTAATTGTTACCACTAAACCACCTCTCAAAGGTGCAAAGTGTTCCGATCCGAGTAAATAA